Proteins encoded together in one Lathyrus oleraceus cultivar Zhongwan6 chromosome 5, CAAS_Psat_ZW6_1.0, whole genome shotgun sequence window:
- the LOC127079739 gene encoding calcium sensing receptor, chloroplastic-like → MNEVRAAVTISKDQIVSSITQVEQTIDQVQVVGSGFLDTTQRVAGAIGNVLKPGFDTALPIVQQAGEEALKFASPIFSEASRKAQEALQSSGVDTQPVFTAAKTVADAAQQTTKVIEGAKPIASFEPKPAVHEASWN, encoded by the coding sequence ATGAATGAAGTCAGAGCTGCTGTTACAATCTCCAAGGATCAAATTGTTTCTTCTATCACACAAGTGGAGCAGACTATTGATCAGGTTCAGGTGGTAGGTTCTGGTTTTTTGGACACAACACAGCGTGTTGCTGGAGCTATTGGGAATGTTTTGAAGCCTGGCTTCGATACGGCGTTGCCAATTGTGCAACAGGCTGGTGAAGAGGCTCTGAAATTTGCTTCACCAATTTTCTCTGAGGCTTCCAGGAAGGCTCAAGAAGCACTTCAAAGTTCTGGTGTTGATACCCAACCTGTTTTCACTGCTGCTAAGACAGTGGCAGATGCTGCACAACAAACAACCAAAGTGATTGAAGGTGCCAAGCCAATAGCCTCATTTGAACCAAAACCTGCAGTACATGAAGCGAGTTGGAATTAA